From the Kitasatospora viridis genome, one window contains:
- a CDS encoding protein-tyrosine-phosphatase translates to MLYRPVPPRHADNFKILFVCTGNVCRSPIAERLTRHALDTRLPVRAAGRISVESAGTWGHEGAPMEAHAATVLDEYGVDSGNFAGRELLDEHVVDADLVLTATLDHRAQVISMGHAAGLRTFTLKEFTRLVRLIDPATLPAVGQGAEVTERARALVRAAAALRGWRPSVSPDSDEVDDPYGAPIGMFRHCGEEIFDALDPVLTALTGVPGPRPQDSAPTRS, encoded by the coding sequence GTGCTGTACCGCCCGGTGCCGCCGCGCCACGCCGACAACTTCAAGATCCTCTTCGTCTGCACCGGCAACGTCTGCCGCTCGCCGATCGCCGAGCGGCTGACCCGGCACGCGCTGGACACCCGCCTCCCGGTGCGGGCGGCCGGCCGGATCAGCGTGGAGAGCGCCGGCACCTGGGGCCACGAGGGCGCCCCGATGGAGGCGCACGCCGCCACCGTGCTGGACGAGTACGGGGTGGACAGCGGCAACTTCGCCGGCCGGGAACTGCTCGACGAGCACGTGGTGGACGCCGACCTGGTGCTCACCGCGACCCTGGACCACCGGGCCCAGGTGATCTCCATGGGCCACGCGGCCGGCCTGCGCACCTTCACGCTCAAGGAGTTCACCCGCCTGGTGCGGCTGATAGACCCGGCCACCCTGCCGGCCGTCGGGCAGGGCGCCGAGGTGACCGAGCGGGCCCGCGCCCTGGTCCGCGCGGCCGCCGCGCTGCGCGGCTGGCGGCCCTCGGTGAGCCCCGACAGCGACGAGGTCGACGACCCCTACGGCGCGCCGATCGGCATGTTCCGGCACTGCGGCGAGGAGATATTCGACGCGCTCGACCCGGTGCTCACCGCCCTGACGGGCGTACCGGGCCCGCGTCCCCAGGACAGCGCCCCCACCCGGTCCTAG
- a CDS encoding L-threonylcarbamoyladenylate synthase has product MSRRYDCSDAGDRATGLREAASAIRRGELVVLPTDTVYGIAADAFSAEAVAGLFAAKGRGRHMPSPVLVGSPTTLHGLVTDFSEKAWELVDAFWPGGLTLVARHQPSLRWDLGETRGTVAVRMPLHPVAIELLNTTGPLAVSSANKSGQPAPADCEDAEYQLGDSVAVYLDGGKTEHGQASSIVDVTGKTPVLLRAGAVTLEQLREVVPDLEAGS; this is encoded by the coding sequence ATGAGCCGCCGCTACGACTGCTCCGACGCCGGCGACCGGGCGACCGGGCTGCGCGAGGCCGCCTCGGCGATCCGCCGGGGTGAACTGGTCGTGCTCCCGACCGACACGGTCTACGGGATCGCCGCGGACGCCTTCAGCGCCGAGGCGGTGGCCGGCCTGTTCGCCGCCAAGGGCCGCGGCCGGCACATGCCCTCCCCGGTGCTGGTCGGCTCGCCCACCACGCTGCACGGCCTGGTCACCGACTTCTCGGAAAAGGCCTGGGAGCTCGTCGACGCGTTCTGGCCGGGCGGGCTGACCCTGGTGGCCCGTCACCAGCCGTCGCTGCGCTGGGACCTGGGGGAGACCCGGGGCACCGTCGCGGTCCGGATGCCGCTGCACCCGGTCGCCATCGAGCTGCTCAACACCACCGGCCCGCTCGCCGTCTCCAGCGCCAACAAGAGCGGCCAGCCGGCCCCCGCCGACTGCGAGGACGCCGAGTACCAGCTGGGCGACTCGGTCGCGGTCTACCTGGACGGCGGCAAGACCGAGCACGGCCAGGCCTCCTCGATCGTCGACGTCACCGGCAAGACCCCGGTGCTGCTTCGCGCCGGCGCGGTCACCCTGGAGCAGCTGAGGGAGGTCGTCCCCGACCTGGAGGCCGGCAGTTGA
- the prmC gene encoding peptide chain release factor N(5)-glutamine methyltransferase, with translation MNLLLAEVAQATQRLAAAGVPSPRFDAEELAAHIHHVKRSQLHTVQDADFDARYWEAVSRREAREPLQHITGRAFFRYLELEVGPGVFVPRPETETVVEWAIEAVREMDVAEPLVVDLCSGSGAIALALAQELPRSTVHAFELDEGALKYTRRNIEASPDRDRITLHAGDATKAFAEERSWDGRFDLVISNPPYIPLTEWEYVAPEARDHDPQMSLFSGEDGLDTIRGIERVAARLLRPGGAVVIEHADTQGGQVPWIFNEEGGWTDTADHRDLNGRPRFTTARKIQL, from the coding sequence ATGAACCTGCTGCTCGCCGAGGTGGCCCAGGCCACCCAGCGGTTGGCCGCGGCCGGGGTGCCGTCGCCGCGCTTCGACGCGGAGGAGCTGGCGGCGCACATCCACCACGTCAAGCGCAGCCAGCTGCACACCGTGCAGGACGCCGACTTCGACGCCCGGTACTGGGAGGCCGTCTCCCGCCGGGAGGCCCGCGAGCCGCTCCAGCACATCACCGGGCGGGCGTTCTTCCGCTACCTGGAACTGGAGGTCGGCCCCGGGGTGTTCGTGCCCCGGCCGGAGACCGAGACCGTGGTGGAGTGGGCCATAGAGGCCGTCCGCGAGATGGACGTGGCCGAGCCGCTGGTGGTGGACCTGTGCTCGGGCTCCGGCGCGATCGCGCTGGCGCTGGCCCAGGAGCTGCCGCGTTCCACCGTGCACGCCTTCGAGCTGGACGAGGGGGCGCTGAAGTACACCCGGCGCAACATCGAGGCCAGCCCCGACCGGGACCGGATCACCCTGCACGCCGGGGACGCCACCAAGGCCTTCGCCGAGGAGCGCTCCTGGGACGGCCGGTTCGACCTGGTGATCAGCAACCCCCCGTACATCCCGCTCACCGAGTGGGAGTACGTGGCGCCGGAGGCCCGCGACCACGATCCGCAGATGTCGCTGTTCTCCGGTGAGGACGGACTGGACACCATCCGCGGCATCGAGCGGGTGGCCGCCCGCCTGCTGCGCCCCGGCGGCGCCGTGGTGATCGAGCACGCCGACACCCAGGGCGGCCAGGTGCCGTGGATCTTCAACGAGGAGGGCGGCTGGACGGACACGGCCGACCACCGTGACCTCAACGGGCGGCCGCGCTTCACCACTGCCCGCAAAATCCAGCTGTGA
- the prfA gene encoding peptide chain release factor 1, whose protein sequence is MFEAVEELLVEHAALEERLADPSVHADQANARKLAKRYAELTPITRVYRAWRQAGEDIATARELAVEDSDFIAEAKAAERRQAELTEELRLLLVPRDPSDDKDVILEIKAGEGGEESALFAGDLLRMYLRFAERMGWKTELIDSNESDLGGYKDVSVAVKTRGTIEPGHGVWARLKYEGGVHRVQRVPATESQGRIHTSAAGVLVTPEAEEVEVEVNMNDLRIDVYRSSGPGGQSVNTTDSAVRITHLPTGIVASCQNEKSQLQNKEQAMRILRSRLLAAAQEAAEQEASDARRSQVRTVDRSERIRTYNYPENRISDHRTGFKAYNLDQVLDGELAAVIQSAVDADAAAKLAAAQEN, encoded by the coding sequence ATGTTCGAGGCAGTCGAAGAGCTCCTCGTCGAGCACGCCGCCCTCGAAGAGCGGCTGGCCGATCCGTCGGTCCACGCCGACCAGGCCAACGCCCGCAAGCTCGCCAAGCGCTACGCCGAGCTGACCCCGATCACCCGGGTCTACCGGGCCTGGCGGCAGGCCGGCGAGGACATCGCCACCGCCCGCGAGCTGGCCGTGGAGGACTCGGACTTCATCGCCGAGGCGAAGGCCGCCGAGCGCCGCCAGGCCGAGCTCACCGAAGAGCTGCGCCTGCTGCTGGTGCCGCGAGACCCGAGCGACGACAAGGACGTGATCCTGGAGATCAAGGCCGGCGAGGGCGGCGAGGAGTCCGCGCTGTTCGCCGGGGACCTGCTCCGGATGTACCTGCGCTTCGCCGAGCGGATGGGCTGGAAGACCGAGCTGATCGACTCCAACGAGTCGGACCTCGGCGGCTACAAGGACGTCTCGGTGGCCGTGAAGACCCGGGGCACGATCGAGCCCGGCCACGGCGTCTGGGCGCGGCTGAAGTACGAGGGCGGCGTGCACCGGGTGCAGCGGGTGCCGGCCACCGAGTCGCAGGGCCGGATCCACACCTCGGCGGCGGGCGTGCTGGTCACCCCGGAGGCCGAGGAGGTCGAGGTCGAGGTCAACATGAACGACCTGCGGATCGACGTCTACCGTTCGTCCGGCCCGGGCGGCCAGTCGGTCAACACCACCGACTCCGCGGTCCGGATCACCCACCTGCCGACCGGTATCGTGGCCTCCTGCCAGAACGAGAAGAGCCAGCTGCAGAACAAGGAGCAGGCGATGCGGATCCTGCGCTCGCGGCTGCTGGCCGCCGCGCAGGAGGCGGCCGAGCAGGAGGCCTCGGACGCCCGCCGCAGCCAGGTCCGCACGGTGGACCGTTCCGAGCGGATCCGGACCTACAACTACCCGGAGAACCGCATCTCGGACCACCGCACCGGCTTCAAGGCGTACAACCTGGACCAGGTGCTGGACGGTGAGCTCGCCGCGGTCATCCAGTCGGCGGTCGACGCCGACGCGGCGGCCAAGCTGGCCGCCGCGCAGGAGAACTGA
- the rpmE gene encoding 50S ribosomal protein L31, giving the protein MKRDVHPTYVVTSVTCTCGNEFTTRSTEPSGVIRAEVCSQCHPFYTGKQKILDTGGRVARFEARFGKQHSAKA; this is encoded by the coding sequence TTGAAGCGCGACGTCCACCCCACGTACGTGGTCACCTCGGTGACCTGCACCTGTGGCAACGAGTTCACCACCCGCTCGACCGAGCCGTCCGGCGTCATCCGCGCCGAGGTCTGCTCGCAGTGCCACCCCTTCTACACCGGCAAGCAGAAGATCCTCGACACCGGTGGCCGCGTGGCCCGCTTCGAGGCCCGCTTCGGCAAGCAGCACAGCGCGAAGGCCTAG
- a CDS encoding LCP family protein, translating into MSDAQQQNEAPGAGGPRHRRVRTRRQKALRAGAFTVAGLVLAGAGTAGYLYWRLNANIKSVDIDAQLGTARPSAPTDGSFNVLVLGSDSRSGANGSLAGGDTGDTARSDTAMVVHVAQDHRSATVVSIPRDTLVARPACTGPSGKAVPAVKSAMFNSAFEVGGAACAVKTTEQLTGLRMNHYVEIDFAGFAGFINAIGGATVTTSVNIHDKDSGLDLPAGTSHLNGDQALAFVRTRHGVGDGSDLGRIELQKQMVKSITKQVSSVGLFTNPAKLYSVASTLTSSITTDSALASVSALTGLAEELKGIGPDQLTMVTLPVAPAPTDPNRVVAKAPEAGQLWDALRADQPAPAAVTAGQPVNPAAPTTPASPAPSTTARR; encoded by the coding sequence ATGTCCGACGCGCAGCAGCAGAACGAGGCCCCCGGAGCGGGCGGGCCGCGCCACCGCCGGGTGCGCACCCGGCGGCAGAAGGCACTGCGGGCCGGCGCGTTCACCGTGGCCGGCCTGGTGCTGGCCGGCGCCGGCACGGCCGGCTACCTGTACTGGCGGCTGAACGCCAACATCAAGAGCGTCGACATCGACGCCCAACTGGGCACCGCCCGGCCCTCGGCGCCCACCGACGGCTCGTTCAACGTGCTGGTGCTCGGCTCCGACTCGCGCTCCGGCGCCAACGGCAGCCTGGCCGGCGGCGACACCGGCGACACCGCCCGCTCGGACACCGCGATGGTGGTGCACGTGGCGCAGGACCACCGCAGCGCCACCGTGGTCTCGATCCCGCGCGACACCCTGGTGGCCCGCCCGGCCTGCACCGGTCCGAGCGGCAAGGCGGTGCCCGCGGTGAAGAGCGCGATGTTCAACTCCGCCTTCGAGGTCGGCGGCGCGGCCTGCGCCGTGAAGACCACCGAGCAGCTCACCGGCCTGCGGATGAACCACTACGTGGAGATCGACTTCGCCGGCTTCGCGGGCTTCATCAACGCGATCGGCGGCGCCACCGTGACCACGTCGGTGAACATCCACGACAAGGACAGCGGCCTCGACCTGCCGGCCGGCACCAGCCACCTGAACGGCGACCAGGCGCTGGCCTTCGTGCGCACCCGGCACGGCGTCGGGGACGGCAGCGACCTGGGCCGGATCGAGCTGCAGAAGCAGATGGTGAAGTCGATCACCAAGCAGGTCTCCTCGGTCGGGCTGTTCACCAACCCGGCCAAGCTCTACTCGGTCGCCTCCACCCTGACCAGCTCGATCACCACCGACTCGGCGCTGGCCTCGGTCTCCGCGCTGACCGGGCTGGCCGAGGAGCTCAAGGGGATCGGCCCGGACCAACTGACCATGGTGACCCTGCCGGTGGCGCCCGCGCCGACCGACCCCAACCGGGTGGTGGCCAAGGCGCCGGAGGCCGGCCAGCTCTGGGACGCGCTGCGGGCCGACCAGCCGGCCCCGGCCGCGGTCACCGCCGGCCAGCCGGTCAACCCGGCCGCCCCGACGACCCCGGCGAGCCCCGCGCCGAGCACCACCGCGCGCCGCTGA
- the rho gene encoding transcription termination factor Rho, giving the protein MSDTTDLMGARQDADATDAPAAPAAPAKRRRTAAAGLDGLVLAELQKLASTLGISGTGRMRKSQLIEAIKEKSGGDPLLASAPAATSPARAAAKETAPAAEKAPRRTRAAAAAAEPAEAPAQTQIEIPGQAAPEAAAPARAERSRRRATSAAGAPTAVEAPAATAVETAEAPAEAKAEPKAEGQARTAEPREDQRDGRRERRDRRDRTDRADRTDRADRTERTERTDRAEQRTETADGADGDGRESRRERRSRRERSDRRGEQGSTQQQPAQQPAAQPAAAAAQQGGYDDDEFGDGRRGRRGRYRDRNRRGRRDGFEGSVAEPQVGDDDVLIPVAGILDILDNYAFVRTSGYLPGQNDVYVSLAQVRKNGLRKGDAITGAVRQPRDGERREKFNAMVRLDSVNGMDPESGRGRPEFGKLTPLYPQERLRLETDPGVLTTRIIDLVSPIGKGQRGLIVAPPKTGKTMIMQAIANAITRNNPECHLMVVLVDERPEEVTDMQRSVKGEVISSTFDRPAEDHTVVAELAIERAKRLVELGHDVVILLDSITRLGRAYNLAAPASGRILSGGVDSTALYPPKKFFGAARNIENGGSLTILATALVETGSRADEVVFEEFKGTGNMELRLDRKLADKRIFPAVDVDASSTRKEEILLGSEELAITWKLRRVLHALDSQQAIELLLDKMKQTKSNAEFLMQIAKTTPGSND; this is encoded by the coding sequence GTGAGCGACACCACCGATCTGATGGGCGCGCGCCAGGACGCCGACGCGACGGACGCGCCCGCCGCCCCCGCGGCGCCGGCCAAGCGCCGCCGTACCGCTGCCGCAGGCCTTGACGGTCTGGTCCTGGCCGAGCTGCAGAAGCTCGCCTCGACGCTCGGCATCAGCGGCACCGGGCGGATGCGCAAGAGCCAGCTGATCGAGGCGATCAAGGAGAAGAGCGGCGGCGACCCGCTGCTCGCCTCCGCTCCGGCCGCGACGTCGCCCGCCCGGGCCGCCGCCAAGGAGACCGCCCCGGCGGCCGAGAAGGCGCCGCGCCGCACGCGGGCCGCCGCTGCCGCGGCCGAGCCGGCCGAGGCCCCCGCCCAGACCCAGATCGAGATCCCGGGTCAGGCCGCCCCCGAGGCCGCCGCCCCCGCCCGGGCCGAGCGCAGCCGCCGCCGCGCCACCTCCGCCGCCGGCGCCCCGACCGCCGTCGAGGCCCCCGCCGCCACCGCGGTGGAGACCGCCGAGGCGCCCGCCGAGGCCAAGGCCGAGCCGAAGGCGGAGGGCCAGGCCCGCACCGCCGAGCCGCGCGAGGACCAGCGCGACGGCCGTCGGGAGCGTCGCGACCGTCGCGACCGCACGGACCGTGCCGACCGCACGGACCGTGCCGACCGCACCGAGCGCACCGAGCGCACGGACCGCGCCGAGCAGCGCACCGAGACCGCCGACGGTGCGGACGGCGACGGCCGCGAGTCCCGCCGCGAGCGCCGCAGCCGCCGTGAGCGCTCCGACCGCCGCGGCGAGCAGGGCAGCACCCAGCAGCAGCCGGCCCAGCAGCCGGCCGCCCAGCCCGCTGCCGCCGCCGCGCAGCAGGGCGGTTACGACGACGACGAGTTCGGCGACGGCCGGCGCGGCCGCCGCGGCCGCTACCGCGACCGCAACCGCCGGGGCCGCCGCGACGGTTTCGAGGGCAGCGTGGCCGAGCCGCAGGTCGGCGACGACGACGTGCTGATCCCGGTCGCGGGCATCCTCGACATCCTGGACAATTACGCGTTCGTCCGGACCTCCGGCTACCTGCCGGGCCAGAACGACGTCTACGTCTCGCTCGCCCAGGTCCGCAAGAACGGGCTGCGCAAGGGTGACGCGATCACCGGCGCGGTGCGCCAGCCGCGCGACGGCGAGCGCCGCGAGAAGTTCAACGCCATGGTGCGGCTGGACTCGGTGAACGGCATGGACCCGGAGAGCGGCCGCGGCCGCCCGGAGTTCGGCAAGCTCACCCCGCTGTACCCGCAGGAGCGGCTGCGCCTGGAGACCGACCCGGGCGTGCTGACCACCCGGATCATCGACCTGGTGTCGCCGATCGGCAAGGGCCAGCGCGGTCTGATCGTCGCCCCGCCGAAGACCGGCAAGACGATGATCATGCAGGCGATCGCCAACGCGATCACCCGCAACAACCCCGAGTGCCACCTGATGGTCGTCCTGGTCGACGAGCGTCCGGAAGAGGTCACCGACATGCAGCGGTCGGTCAAGGGCGAGGTCATCTCCTCGACCTTCGACCGCCCGGCCGAGGACCACACCGTGGTCGCCGAGCTGGCGATCGAGCGGGCCAAGCGCCTGGTGGAGCTGGGCCACGACGTGGTGATCCTGCTGGACTCGATCACCCGCCTGGGCCGCGCCTACAACCTGGCCGCGCCGGCCTCCGGCCGCATCCTGTCCGGTGGTGTCGACTCGACCGCGCTCTACCCGCCGAAGAAGTTCTTCGGCGCCGCGCGCAACATCGAGAACGGCGGCTCGCTGACCATCCTGGCCACCGCGCTGGTGGAGACCGGCTCGCGGGCCGACGAGGTGGTCTTCGAGGAGTTCAAGGGCACCGGCAACATGGAGCTGCGCCTGGACCGCAAGCTGGCGGACAAGCGCATCTTCCCGGCCGTCGACGTGGACGCCTCCAGCACCCGCAAGGAGGAGATCCTGCTCGGCAGCGAGGAGCTGGCGATCACCTGGAAGCTGCGCCGGGTGCTGCACGCGCTCGACTCGCAGCAGGCGATCGAGCTGCTGCTGGACAAGATGAAGCAGACCAAGTCGAACGCCGAGTTCCTGATGCAGATCGCCAAGACCACTCCGGGGTCCAACGACTGA
- the thrB gene encoding homoserine kinase, protein MAGPAFRAAAVRVRVPATSANLGPGFDSFGLALGLYDDIVVRVADSGLSVDIAGEGADTLARDERHLVVRAMRAAFDRLGGQPRGLEVVCANRIPHGRGMGSSSAAICAGIVAARAVTIGGAAALDDTALLALAAELEGHPDNVAACLLGGFTVAWTDEESAKAIRLEPAAEVVPVVFVPATEVLTETARGLLPKTVPLADAAANAGRSALLVEALSRRPELLLAATEDRLHQDYRASAMPDSAALVAALRSEGIPAVISGAGPTVLALTDEVGADKLSQFAGERFAAHRLRLDRDGAGVRPLDG, encoded by the coding sequence ATGGCCGGTCCCGCGTTCCGTGCCGCCGCCGTCCGGGTGCGGGTCCCCGCGACCAGCGCCAACCTGGGCCCCGGGTTCGACTCCTTCGGACTCGCGCTCGGGCTCTACGACGACATCGTGGTCCGGGTCGCCGACTCCGGACTCTCGGTGGACATCGCCGGCGAGGGCGCCGACACGCTGGCCCGGGACGAGCGCCACCTGGTGGTCCGCGCCATGCGGGCCGCCTTCGACCGGCTCGGCGGACAGCCGCGCGGCCTCGAAGTGGTCTGCGCCAACCGGATACCGCACGGGCGCGGCATGGGTTCCTCCTCGGCCGCGATCTGCGCCGGCATCGTGGCCGCCCGGGCGGTCACCATCGGCGGCGCGGCCGCCCTCGACGACACCGCACTGCTGGCCCTCGCCGCCGAGTTGGAGGGCCACCCGGACAACGTCGCCGCCTGCCTGCTGGGCGGGTTCACCGTCGCCTGGACCGACGAGGAGTCGGCCAAGGCGATCCGGCTGGAGCCGGCCGCCGAGGTGGTTCCGGTGGTCTTCGTGCCGGCCACCGAGGTGCTCACCGAGACCGCCCGCGGCCTGCTGCCGAAGACCGTGCCGCTGGCCGACGCCGCGGCCAACGCGGGCCGCTCCGCACTGCTCGTGGAGGCGCTGTCCCGGCGCCCCGAGCTGCTGCTGGCCGCCACCGAGGACCGGCTGCACCAGGACTACCGGGCCTCCGCGATGCCCGACAGCGCCGCCCTGGTGGCCGCGCTGCGCTCCGAGGGCATCCCCGCGGTGATCTCCGGCGCCGGTCCCACCGTGCTCGCGCTGACCGACGAGGTGGGCGCCGACAAGCTGTCGCAGTTCGCGGGCGAGCGGTTCGCCGCCCACCGGCTGCGGCTCGACCGTGACGGAGCGGGCGTCCGCCCGTTGGACGGTTGA
- the thrC gene encoding threonine synthase, whose product MNAVIDRVSGHTHQWRGLIEEYRDRLPVTEATPVVTLLEGGTPLVPAQVLSERTGCEVYLKVEGANPTGSFKDRGMTMAISKAKEAGAQAVICASTGNTSASAAAYAVRAGMVCAVLVPQGKIALGKMGQALVHGSKILQVDGNFDDCLTLARELSENYPVALVNSVNPVRIEGQKTAAFEIVDMLGDAPDIHVLPVGNAGNITAYWKGYREYAKDGLATRTPRMWGFQASGSAPIVDGAPVLKPQTIATAIRIGNPASWAFAEAARDESGGLIDKVTDRQILSAYRLLAAQEGVFVEPASAASVAGLLAKAEAGLVDPGQRIVCTVTGNGLKDPDWAVAGAPQPQVVPISAAAAAERLGLLG is encoded by the coding sequence ATGAACGCCGTGATCGACCGGGTCAGCGGGCACACCCACCAGTGGCGCGGACTCATCGAGGAGTACCGCGACCGCCTCCCGGTGACCGAGGCCACGCCAGTGGTCACCCTGCTGGAGGGCGGCACGCCGCTGGTTCCCGCCCAGGTGCTCTCCGAGCGCACCGGCTGCGAGGTGTACCTCAAGGTCGAGGGCGCCAACCCGACCGGCTCCTTCAAGGACCGGGGCATGACGATGGCCATCTCCAAGGCCAAGGAGGCCGGCGCCCAGGCGGTGATCTGCGCCTCCACCGGCAACACCTCGGCCTCCGCCGCGGCCTACGCGGTGCGGGCCGGCATGGTCTGCGCCGTGCTGGTGCCGCAGGGCAAGATCGCGCTCGGCAAGATGGGCCAGGCGCTGGTGCACGGCTCGAAGATCCTCCAGGTGGACGGCAACTTCGACGACTGCCTCACGTTGGCGCGCGAACTGTCCGAGAACTACCCGGTGGCCCTGGTGAACTCGGTCAACCCGGTGCGGATCGAGGGTCAGAAGACCGCCGCCTTCGAGATCGTGGACATGCTGGGCGACGCCCCCGACATCCACGTGCTGCCGGTCGGCAACGCGGGCAACATCACCGCCTACTGGAAGGGCTACCGGGAGTACGCGAAGGACGGGCTCGCCACCCGCACCCCGCGGATGTGGGGCTTCCAGGCCTCCGGCTCGGCCCCGATCGTGGACGGCGCCCCGGTGCTCAAGCCGCAGACCATCGCCACCGCGATCCGGATCGGCAACCCGGCCTCCTGGGCCTTCGCCGAGGCCGCCCGGGACGAGTCCGGCGGGCTCATCGACAAGGTGACCGACCGTCAGATCCTGTCCGCCTACCGGCTGTTGGCCGCGCAGGAGGGCGTCTTCGTGGAGCCCGCCTCGGCCGCCAGCGTGGCCGGCCTGCTGGCCAAGGCCGAGGCCGGCCTGGTCGACCCGGGCCAGCGGATCGTCTGCACCGTCACCGGCAACGGCCTGAAGGACCCGGACTGGGCGGTGGCCGGCGCGCCGCAGCCGCAGGTGGTCCCGATCTCCGCCGCCGCGGCCGCCGAGCGGCTCGGCCTGCTGGGCTGA
- a CDS encoding homoserine dehydrogenase, giving the protein MMRTRPLKVALLGCGVVGTEVARIMTTDAADLAARIGAPVELAGIAVRRAGRPRPGVPEHLLTTDAEALVNRGDIDVVIEVVGGIEPSKHLILSAFKQGASVVSANKALLAKDGAELHRAAAEAGVDLYYEAAVAGAIPLIRPLRESLAGDRVNRVLGIVNGTTNFIMDKMDSTGAGYSEALEEATALGYAEADPTADVEGFDAAAKAAILAGIAFHTQVTAADVYREGITEVTAADIASAKQMGCVVKLLAICERAADGASVTARVHPAMIPLSHPLASVREAYNAVFVEAEAAGRLMFYGPGAGGAPTASAVLGDLVAVCRNKLGGATGPGHSVYTQLPAKPMDEVITRYHVSLDVDDRAGVLAQVASVFADHGVSIDTVRQQGRDGDASLVVVTHRATDAALSATVDKLRALDSVRDVASIMRVEGE; this is encoded by the coding sequence ATGATGCGTACGCGGCCGCTGAAGGTGGCGCTGCTGGGCTGTGGTGTGGTGGGCACCGAGGTGGCGCGCATCATGACGACGGACGCCGCCGACCTCGCCGCGCGCATCGGCGCGCCGGTGGAGCTGGCCGGCATCGCGGTCCGCCGGGCCGGCCGGCCGCGCCCGGGAGTGCCCGAGCACCTGCTCACCACCGACGCCGAGGCGTTGGTCAACCGTGGCGACATCGACGTGGTGATCGAGGTGGTCGGCGGCATCGAGCCGTCCAAGCACCTGATCCTGTCGGCCTTCAAGCAGGGCGCCTCGGTGGTCAGCGCGAACAAGGCGCTGCTCGCCAAGGACGGCGCCGAGCTGCACCGGGCGGCCGCCGAGGCCGGGGTGGACCTGTACTACGAGGCCGCGGTGGCCGGCGCGATCCCGCTGATCCGCCCGCTGCGCGAGTCGCTGGCCGGCGACCGGGTCAACCGGGTGCTGGGCATCGTCAACGGCACCACCAACTTCATCATGGACAAGATGGACTCCACCGGCGCCGGCTACTCGGAGGCGCTGGAGGAGGCCACCGCGCTCGGCTACGCCGAGGCCGACCCGACCGCCGACGTGGAGGGCTTCGACGCAGCCGCCAAGGCCGCGATCCTGGCCGGCATCGCCTTCCACACCCAGGTCACCGCCGCGGACGTCTACCGCGAGGGCATCACCGAGGTGACCGCGGCCGACATCGCCTCGGCCAAGCAGATGGGCTGCGTGGTCAAGCTGCTGGCGATCTGCGAGCGGGCCGCCGACGGCGCCTCGGTCACCGCCCGGGTGCACCCGGCGATGATCCCGCTCAGCCACCCGCTGGCCAGCGTCCGGGAGGCCTACAACGCGGTCTTCGTCGAGGCCGAGGCGGCCGGCCGGCTGATGTTCTACGGGCCGGGCGCGGGCGGCGCGCCGACCGCCTCCGCGGTCCTCGGCGACCTGGTCGCGGTCTGCCGCAACAAGCTCGGCGGTGCGACCGGCCCCGGCCACTCGGTCTACACCCAGCTGCCGGCCAAACCGATGGACGAGGTCATCACCCGCTACCACGTCAGCCTGGACGTGGACGACCGGGCGGGCGTGCTGGCCCAGGTGGCCTCGGTCTTCGCCGACCACGGGGTCTCCATCGACACCGTGCGCCAGCAGGGCCGCGACGGCGACGCCTCGCTCGTCGTGGTCACCCACCGCGCCACCGACGCCGCCCTCTCGGCGACGGTCGACAAGCTCCGCGCGCTCGACAGCGTGCGGGATGTGGCCAGCATCATGCGGGTTGAAGGGGAATGA